Part of the Sphingomonas sp. Leaf357 genome, ACGTGGAAACATATTGGAGATCGTCATCCTGTCGCCGGCCTCACGGGTTGCCGGCCGGCGCATTGGACGCGGCCGTCGCGGGAACCGGAACCGGCGCGACCTCGCTCGGCACCGTAGCGTTCGGACGCGAGACGCGCGGCTGCGTGCCGGGCGAGCGGGCCGGCGCGGTCGAAGGCTCGTTGCGGAAGGCGGGCGGCGGCGAGTTCGTCTCCCGTCCGGCCGGCTTGCCCGCCGGCGTGGGCGTTGGGGTCGGCGTGCCGTTGGCGCGCGCGCTGAGCGCGGCGGCACCGATCGGCACATCCTTGATCGCCACGCGACCGCTGCCGAGCGGCGGCAGGGCCGAGCCGTTCAGCGTCACCTGCAATTTGTCCGGGCGGCCGACATTGATCATCGGGCCGTTGGCGTCGGACGGCACGTCATATTTCTCGCCCGGCTTCAGCGTGTTCAGGAAGAGGGTCTTTCCGGTCGCATCATAGACGCGCATCCACACCTCGTCCGTCGCGGTCAGCACGACCTGGCCGGATGCCGGCGCGGCGGCGGGCGCAGGCGCGGCCGACGGGGCCGGCGCGGGCGGCATGATCTCGGCATTGTCGGTCGCCGCGGCCGGCGTGGATCCGCCCCGGAACAGGTTGGTGCCGTACCACAATCCGACCGCGAGCAGGAGCAATGCGACCACGACTCCGGCGGCGACCGCCAGGCCGAACGAGGGCGTGCGCGACGGTTCGTCGATCTCATATTGCTCGTATTCGGTGCGGCGCACGCCGATATCCTGGCCGCGCACTTCGCGGGCGATCGCCACCTCGTCGATGCCGACCGCACGGGCATAGGCCTTGGCGAAACCGACCGCGTAGGTGACCGAGGGCATCGTCTTGAAATCGTCGGTCTCGATCGCCTCCAGATGGCGCACCGGCACCCGGGTGCGCGCGGCGATCTCCGCCAGCGACAGGCCCTGCGCCTCGCGCGCCTCGCGCAACCGTTCCCCCGCCGTTTTCGGGAACAGGGTGGCGTCTTCTGCCGGCGGTGCGTCGGTCATTTCCATCTCCGGCAGGAAGGTTGCGGCCCCGTGGATATCCTGCATGTCTTGGATGCGTGTCTCACAAAGGGGCACTCAAGTGTCAACGCCCCGCACAACCGCGCATCATATCATTACGCCAGTTCGACGCCGTTTTCCGCCGCCCATGCCGATAGCGCGCCGCGCATGTCGCGCGGGGATTCGATCAGCAAAGCCTGCATCTTAGTCATCAGCGCGGCGCGATTCAGCGAGCGCACCATCGCCTTGATCGGGCCGACCGCGGCGGGGGTGATCGACAGGCGATCGATACCCAGGCCGATCAGCGCCATCGCCTCCAGCGGACGCCCGCCCATCTCGCCACAGACCGCCAGCGGCTTGCCCGCCGCCGCGACCGGTGCCTGCACGCGTGCCAGGAAGCGCAGGATCGCCGGGCTGAGCCAATCGTACCGCTCGGCGAGCTTGGGATTGGCGCGATCGGCGGCGAACAGGAATTGCGTCAGATCGTTGGTGCCGATCGAGAGGAAATCGAGTTTCGGCAGCAACAGATCGAGCATTTCCGCCAGGGCCGGCACTTCGAGCATCGCGCCGTAGCGGATCTCGACCGGCAGCTTCTTGCCCCGGCCGCGCATCCATTCGCGCTGCGTTTCGAACAGCGCGCGCGCCTCGTCATATTCCCATGGCTCGGACACCATCGGGAACATCACGTTCAGCGTGCGCCCGGCCGACGCCTCCAGCAGGGCGCGCGCCTGCACCTTCATCAACCCGTCGCGGTCGAGCGCGAGGCGCAGCGCGCGCCAGCCCATCGCCGGATTCTCCTCCTCCTCGGCATCGTCCTTGACGAGATAGGGCAAGGCCTTGTCGCCGCCGATATCGACGGTGCGGAAGATCACCGGGCGATCGCCCGCGGCATCCAGCACGTCCTTGTAGAGCCGCTGCTGCTGCGCCTTGGCCGGCAAGGTGGCGGAGACCAGGAACTGGAATTCGGTGCGGAACAGGCCGATGCCGTCCGCGCCGGTCACGTCGAGCGCCGCGACGTCGTCGCGCAGGCCGGCATTGACCATCACGGTGACACGGTGGCCGTCCTTCGTCACCGGCAGTTCGTTCTTCAGCGCGGCGAAGGCGGCACGGCGCTTCTGGCGCATCTGCAGCTTGGTCTCGAACGCCTCCTCGATCGCCGGTGACGGCCGCGCGAAGACGTTCGCCTCGGCGGTGACGTCGAGCAGCAGCATGTCGCCTTCGGCGATCGCGCGGCGCACGCCCTTGACTCGGCCCAGCACCGGCACGCCCATGGCGCGGGCGACGATCGTGACGTGCGCGGTGAGCGATCCTTCCTCCAGGATCACGCCCTTCAGGCGGCGGCGATCATATTCGAGCAATTCGGCAGGACCGAGGTTTCGCGCGATCAGGATCGTATCCTGTTTGAGGCCGCCCTGCGCCGCCGTGCCCATCTGGCCCGAGACGATGCGCAGCAGGCGGT contains:
- a CDS encoding helix-turn-helix domain-containing protein; protein product: MTDAPPAEDATLFPKTAGERLREAREAQGLSLAEIAARTRVPVRHLEAIETDDFKTMPSVTYAVGFAKAYARAVGIDEVAIAREVRGQDIGVRRTEYEQYEIDEPSRTPSFGLAVAAGVVVALLLLAVGLWYGTNLFRGGSTPAAATDNAEIMPPAPAPSAAPAPAAAPASGQVVLTATDEVWMRVYDATGKTLFLNTLKPGEKYDVPSDANGPMINVGRPDKLQVTLNGSALPPLGSGRVAIKDVPIGAAALSARANGTPTPTPTPAGKPAGRETNSPPPAFRNEPSTAPARSPGTQPRVSRPNATVPSEVAPVPVPATAASNAPAGNP
- the ptsP gene encoding phosphoenolpyruvate--protein phosphotransferase, producing the protein MPSAVASAREILVRLHDVMASRTAAQAKLNAVVNIVGEAINSEVCSIYLLREGVLELYATRGLSQEAVHVTKLALGEGLVGTIAEFVEVLNLDEATSHPNFVHNPETGEERFHSFAGVPIIRRERAVGVLAIQHVDQRRYDDVEIEALQTVAMVLSELIANADLVDASAAASMRPQSTAAARIPGLKLVEGMASGCAVYHQPRVTIEHTVAEDTEAERHRVYAAFDKMREQIERIASQAEFGGGGEHEEVLETYKMFAYDEGWSRRINEAIDSGLTAEAAIERVQQRTRARMRQIDDPLLADRMHDLEDLSNRLLRIVSGQMGTAAQGGLKQDTILIARNLGPAELLEYDRRRLKGVILEEGSLTAHVTIVARAMGVPVLGRVKGVRRAIAEGDMLLLDVTAEANVFARPSPAIEEAFETKLQMRQKRRAAFAALKNELPVTKDGHRVTVMVNAGLRDDVAALDVTGADGIGLFRTEFQFLVSATLPAKAQQQRLYKDVLDAAGDRPVIFRTVDIGGDKALPYLVKDDAEEEENPAMGWRALRLALDRDGLMKVQARALLEASAGRTLNVMFPMVSEPWEYDEARALFETQREWMRGRGKKLPVEIRYGAMLEVPALAEMLDLLLPKLDFLSIGTNDLTQFLFAADRANPKLAERYDWLSPAILRFLARVQAPVAAAGKPLAVCGEMGGRPLEAMALIGLGIDRLSITPAAVGPIKAMVRSLNRAALMTKMQALLIESPRDMRGALSAWAAENGVELA